Proteins co-encoded in one Alphaproteobacteria bacterium genomic window:
- the tatA gene encoding twin-arginine translocase TatA/TatE family subunit, giving the protein MGLGFTELLVILVIVLVLFGAGRLTRSMGDLGKGLRAFKDGLKEEDTTKKE; this is encoded by the coding sequence ATGGGATTAGGTTTTACAGAATTACTGGTGATTTTAGTCATCGTATTAGTGTTATTCGGCGCAGGCAGATTGACGCGCTCAATGGGCGATCTTGGCAAAGGCTTGCGTGCCTTCAAAGACGGCCTCAAAGAAGAAGACACGACAAAGAAAGAATAG
- the nagZ gene encoding beta-N-acetylhexosaminidase has protein sequence MNAKAFICGVKGHYLSALEHEFLLREQPYGVILFARNCDNPAQVKTLCAEIMNCLKHPFASILIDQEGGRVARLRPPHWRKYPPAAHFKCANEVKLNARVIAEELASVGITTNCAPLADVPIADAHDIIGDRAFGTTPEQVTRLARAQADGLMEGGILPILKHIPGHGRARADSHEELPVVDVSLEVLEASDFVPFRALRDIPLGMTAHILYTALDAKTVATQSKKVIDYIRTKIGFDGLLMSDDLSMKALTGTYAERTKATFAAGCDLALHCNGDMAQMRDVAAQSLELAGDALRRAQRAKSMMPLARTLSEAELKDWAKSVA, from the coding sequence ATGAACGCAAAAGCCTTTATTTGCGGTGTCAAAGGCCATTATCTCTCTGCGCTTGAGCATGAGTTTCTGCTGCGTGAACAGCCTTACGGTGTAATTTTATTCGCGCGTAATTGCGATAATCCTGCGCAAGTCAAAACGCTTTGCGCTGAAATCATGAATTGCCTGAAACACCCCTTCGCGTCGATTCTCATTGACCAAGAGGGGGGCAGGGTAGCGCGTCTGCGCCCACCGCACTGGCGCAAATACCCACCCGCCGCGCATTTTAAATGTGCCAACGAAGTGAAATTGAATGCACGCGTCATCGCGGAAGAGCTAGCGAGTGTAGGCATCACCACTAACTGCGCACCCTTGGCGGATGTGCCTATTGCCGACGCTCATGACATTATCGGTGATCGCGCCTTCGGAACCACGCCTGAGCAAGTCACGCGCCTTGCCCGCGCCCAAGCAGATGGGTTGATGGAAGGTGGCATTTTGCCCATTCTCAAACATATCCCTGGCCATGGCCGCGCGCGTGCCGATAGCCATGAGGAATTGCCCGTGGTGGACGTTTCGTTAGAAGTGCTGGAAGCCTCCGACTTCGTGCCATTCCGCGCCCTGCGTGACATCCCGCTTGGTATGACGGCGCATATTCTCTACACGGCGCTTGATGCAAAGACCGTTGCTACACAGTCGAAAAAGGTTATCGACTATATCCGTACCAAAATAGGATTCGACGGGCTGCTGATGAGCGACGATTTGTCGATGAAAGCCCTCACTGGAACCTATGCTGAGCGCACCAAAGCGACCTTTGCCGCAGGGTGCGACCTCGCGCTTCACTGCAATGGCGACATGGCGCAGATGCGTGACGTTGCTGCACAAAGCCTAGAGCTGGCGGGTGACGCGCTCCGCCGCGCTCAGCGCGCCAAATCCATGATGCCGTTAGCGCGCACATTGAGTGAAGCCGAGCTTAAGGATTGGGCTAAATCCGTAGCGTGA
- a CDS encoding SPOR domain-containing protein, which translates to MKPDFEEFDDYAESDSPRSRAMSWVVLGIALSGFVALAWYAYQSGSESVQDGQMVVIKADTSAIKEKPADAGGEQFPHQDKTIYDTISPYRADNEAKVEKLLPEAEEPVAVKLEAKNQDTKTWVNDKLKRESDAEERINAQLEKKTAEKKPEEPVKAPIQAEAPKVVAEKVVETKVEPKTEAPKAEAKAIVEEAPPVVEAAKPAPSTVPVPASTPAPEASGSGYKVQLGAYGSEAEAKQNWARISSKHAAILSGVPHVIQRAEVGGRIVYRLRTSGYATPVAAKQACAKLSAAGQACYFAGK; encoded by the coding sequence ATGAAGCCCGATTTCGAAGAATTCGATGATTACGCTGAAAGCGATTCGCCACGCTCACGTGCAATGTCATGGGTAGTTTTGGGCATAGCGCTTTCAGGTTTTGTCGCCCTAGCATGGTACGCGTATCAATCAGGTAGTGAATCTGTTCAGGACGGCCAGATGGTGGTTATCAAGGCCGACACTTCGGCGATTAAAGAAAAACCTGCCGATGCAGGCGGCGAACAATTCCCACATCAAGACAAAACGATTTACGACACTATTTCACCTTACCGCGCAGACAATGAAGCGAAGGTTGAAAAGTTATTGCCAGAAGCGGAAGAGCCCGTTGCTGTAAAGCTTGAAGCAAAGAACCAAGATACAAAAACATGGGTGAATGATAAGCTAAAGCGTGAAAGTGACGCGGAAGAGCGTATCAACGCGCAGCTTGAAAAGAAAACAGCTGAGAAGAAGCCTGAAGAACCAGTAAAGGCGCCAATTCAAGCAGAAGCGCCAAAGGTCGTGGCTGAAAAAGTTGTGGAAACAAAGGTGGAACCAAAAACGGAAGCACCAAAAGCAGAAGCAAAAGCAATTGTAGAAGAAGCACCCCCTGTGGTGGAGGCTGCAAAGCCAGCGCCATCAACCGTGCCAGTGCCAGCATCAACGCCTGCACCAGAAGCTAGCGGCAGTGGCTATAAGGTTCAGCTAGGTGCTTATGGTTCCGAAGCAGAAGCTAAGCAAAACTGGGCGCGCATCAGCAGTAAGCATGCCGCGATTTTGAGTGGTGTTCCACACGTCATTCAACGCGCGGAAGTTGGCGGCAGAATTGTCTATCGTTTGCGCACCTCTGGCTATGCAACGCCCGTAGCGGCTAAGCAGGCCTGCGCCAAATTGTCTGCGGCGGGCCAAGCCTGCTATTTTGCGGGCAAGTAA